CGCCCATGTCATCCAGCAGCGGCTCGAGCTCGCGACCGACGAGGTGGCCGGCGAGCGCGTCGATCGCGGCGACCTGCACATCGTTGCCGCGGCCGATGGTGAACACGAACGAGTGGCCGTCGATGCCGTCCTCGGCATCCGTGCGGACGATGACGTAGGCCGCCGAGTAGTCGGGGTCGGGGTTCATCGCGTCCGAGCCGTCGAGGCTCAGGGACGTGGGGAAGCGGATGTCGCTGGTCTCCAGCGCGACGATACGGCTCACGGCTCTCCTTCGGGTGCGTCAGCGAACATGACGCGGACACTTGGAGTGTAAACATCCGATGTCTATACTGTCAACGGCGGCCGCCGCGACGGCATCCGTCTCCCGCAGTGGTACAAAGCGGTAGAAGATGAGCAGAAGGAGAACCATGAAGTTCGCGCGACTCGGCGAGCCCGGAAGCGAGATCCCCGTCGTCATCGACGAGGGACGCACCTTCGATCTGCGGCCCGTGACATCCGATGTGAACGGTGATTTCCTCGCCGCTGATCCGGTGGCGCGCACGCAGGCGGCACTCGATGCGGGCGAGCTGCCCGAGGTGGCCGACGCCGACGCGCTGCGCATCGGCTCCCCCATCGCCCGGCCCAGCGCCGTCATCTGCATCGGCCAGAACTACGCGGCGCACGCCCGCGAGTCGGGCGCCGAGCCGCCCACGGTGCCGATCATGTTTCTGAAGACGCCCAACACCGTCGTCGGCCCCGATGACGCCGTGACCATCCCGCGCGGCAGCGAGAAGACCGACTGGGAGGTCGAGCTCGGCATCGTCATCGGCGCCCGCGCCGCCTACCTCGACTCGGTCGAGGAGGCCGCCGACCACATCGCCGGCTACGTCGTCGCGAACGACGTCTCCGAGCGCGCGTTCCAGATGGAGGTCTCGGGCGGGCAGTGGTCGAAGGGCAAGATCGCCTTCGGCTTCAACCCGACCGGGCCCTGGCTGGTTCCGGCCGCCGAGGTCGACGTGCAGAACCTCGGCCTGCGCAGCTGGGTCAACGGCGAGCCCCGCCAGGACTCGAACACGAACGACATGATCTTCGACGTGCGCACGATCGTGCACCACCTCTCGCAGTACGTCACGCTCGAGCCGGGCGACCTGATCCTCACCGGCACCCCGCAGGGCGTGGCCTTCGGGGGCAAGTTCCCGTACCTCAAGGCCGGAGACGTCGTCGAGATCGAGATCGACGGCCTGGGCCGTCAGCGTCAGGAGTTCATCGCATGGGAGGGCAAGAAGTGACCGAGCAGACGCAGGGCAGCCTCGAAGGCCTGGTGGCGATCGTCACCGGCGGAGCATCCGGAATCGGCGCGGCGATCGCCCGCCGCCTGCACGCCGAGGGCGCGCAGATCGCCGTCCTCGACCGCGACATCTCGGGGGCGGATGCCGAATTCGCGGCGTTCACGGCCGACGTGTCCGACCGCGCGTCGGTGGATGCCGCCGTCGCGGCGGCCGCCGAGCGGTTCGGTCGCATCGACATCGTCATCAACAACGCCGGCATCGGCGCGCAGGGCGACATCGCCGCGAACGACGACGACGAGTGGGCGCGCGTGCTCTCCATCAACGTCACCGGCATCGCCCGCGTCACCGCCGCCGCGCTGCCGTGGCTGCGCAAGTCGCCGTCGGCGGCGGTGTGCAACACGGCATCCATCGCCTCGACGACCGGCCTGCCGCAGCGCGCGCTGTACTCGGCGTCGAAGGGCGCCGTCTCGGCGCTGACCCGCGCGATGGCCGCCGATCACCTGCGCGAGGGCATCCGCGTCAACGCCGTCAACCCGGGCACCGCCGACACCCCGTGGGTGGGGCGCCTGCTCGATTCGGCCGCCGACCCCGAGGCCGAGCGCGCCGCACTGAACGCCCGTCAGCCGCACGGCCGCCTGGTCTCGCCCGACGAGGTCGCCGGTGCCGTGCTGTACCTGGTCAGCCCGCT
This is a stretch of genomic DNA from Microbacterium sp. YJN-G. It encodes these proteins:
- a CDS encoding fumarylacetoacetate hydrolase family protein; amino-acid sequence: MKFARLGEPGSEIPVVIDEGRTFDLRPVTSDVNGDFLAADPVARTQAALDAGELPEVADADALRIGSPIARPSAVICIGQNYAAHARESGAEPPTVPIMFLKTPNTVVGPDDAVTIPRGSEKTDWEVELGIVIGARAAYLDSVEEAADHIAGYVVANDVSERAFQMEVSGGQWSKGKIAFGFNPTGPWLVPAAEVDVQNLGLRSWVNGEPRQDSNTNDMIFDVRTIVHHLSQYVTLEPGDLILTGTPQGVAFGGKFPYLKAGDVVEIEIDGLGRQRQEFIAWEGKK
- a CDS encoding SDR family NAD(P)-dependent oxidoreductase, giving the protein MTEQTQGSLEGLVAIVTGGASGIGAAIARRLHAEGAQIAVLDRDISGADAEFAAFTADVSDRASVDAAVAAAAERFGRIDIVINNAGIGAQGDIAANDDDEWARVLSINVTGIARVTAAALPWLRKSPSAAVCNTASIASTTGLPQRALYSASKGAVSALTRAMAADHLREGIRVNAVNPGTADTPWVGRLLDSAADPEAERAALNARQPHGRLVSPDEVAGAVLYLVSPLSGSTTGTFIEVDGGMAQLRLRSE